In Spirochaetae bacterium HGW-Spirochaetae-1, the sequence TGAGAACGCCGTGTCCCAGGATGAGTCCCTGGTGGAGCATCTCCTCTGGCAGGCGAAAATGACGGCGCGCGATGAAAAGGACTACCTGCTCTACGAGGGTGTCATCACCTCCCTGGACGAGAACGGGCTCCTCGCGGCGCCCCTGGAGGACATAGCACGGGACTTCAAGGTCTCCCCGGAGACGCTGAGGGAAAAGGCCGCTGTGATCCAGCTTTTCGATCCCATAGGCTGCGCCGTGACCTCGATCCGGGAAAGCCTCCTCGTACAGTGCCGCCATTTTTATCCCCAGGACCATATCCTGTACCGGATAATCGACGAGCATTTCACTGACCTGGAAAAGCTTAATTACGATGTAATTGCGAAGAAGCTTGACATCCCGCTCCAGGATGTTCTGGAGCACAGCCGGGAGGTGCAGAACCTGAATCCATTCCCGGGGCGTAACTATTCGCGTAAAGATGTGAAATACATCATTCCCGATGTGGAAGTGCGCCTGGTCGACGGCGAAGTGATTATCACCATGAATGACGACTGGGTGCCGCGCATAAAAATCAATTCGTATTATATGAGCCTTCTGAAGAAAAAAAACATTGAAAAAAAACAGCGGGAGTATATTCAGGATAAAATACAGGCTGCGCGCCATTTCATAAAAAACATAAGCAGCAGGCGTGAAACTATCATGAAAGTCGTGAAGGCTATCGTGGAGCGCCAGGGGGACTTTCTTGTTTCGGGTCCCGGCAATCTTAAATACCTGACGCACCTGGATATCGCCCGGGAACTGGGAATTCATGAGTCTACGGTGAGCAGGGTCACCACGGGAAAATACGCACAGACAATGTGGGGAGTTTTTGAACTTAAATATTTTTTTGTCTCGAAGCTGAAGTCGGGCCCGCAGCAGCAGGCCGGCGAGGAGCATTCATCCGACCAGGTCAAAAGCGAGATAGTAAAACTCGTGGCGGAGGAATCTCCCGACAATCCCTTCAGTGATGAAGAGATCGTTGAAATTCTGAGGAAAAAGGGGGTTGATATCGCACGAAGAACAGTGGCGAAATACCGGGGGGTGCTTGACATTCCGTCCTCGGGTAAGCGGAAAAAAATCAACATGATCAAAACACAGGAGAGTATTACTCTATGAACATCACAATAACCGGCAGACATCTTACTGTTACTGAGACTTTGCAGGAATACGCGGAAAGAAAAATTGAAAAGCTAGAGCAGTATTTCCAGCAACTCATCGATGCTCATGTCATTCTGTACCTGGAAAAACTGGACCGGGGTGCGGAAGTGGTAATTAACGGTGATGGTATACAGTTCCATGGAAGGGAAAAAGCCGAGACGTTTTTCTCGGCAATCGACCTTCTCGTCGATAAGATGGAAAAGCAGATAGTAAAATATAAAGAAAAACACCAGATGCATAAAGGCATCCGCAGTGGTGAAGCAGCCGGCATGGTCATGGGCTACGAAGAGGCCACCGGGAAGGCGGTCCGCCTCAACCAGGTGAGCAATAAACCAATTGACCGTATCGAGGCGTATTTCCAGATGAAGAATAACGCCACGGATTTTTTCCTTTTTAAAAGAGGAGTGAGTGTTATCGACAGCGACGAGGATTACTCCAATAAATCCTATGCCGCACTGTACCGCGACAAGGACAAGATTAAAATGGTGGAAATTCCTTTCGAGGATATTAAAGAACATCGTTTCGAGCATGATACCTTCACGGAGTATGAACTGGAGGTACTCGATGATTCCCTGGTTAAACCGAAAATTAAGTTCAGGAAGGTAGAGTCATCCCAGGTTAAGAAAATGACGCTGGACGAGGCAATAAAGGAAATTGAAAAGAATGGCGCGGTGTACATGCCGTTTTTCAATGTGGAGTCACAGTATTTCAACGTGATATATAAAAACGGCAAGGACTGCGAAGTTATGGTGCCCGCCTTCTGACGGGTGGCCAACTGAAACCATATGGACAAGAAACTACGAGTTAAAAATTTTCTCGATAACACGCCGCGCATCGATCTTCAGATCAGGCTTATCGCCGGTGAGGGCGGGCTGAACAGGGAAATCCGGGTTGGTGATATCAACCGGCCCGGCCTCACCCTGGCCGGGTTTTATGACTTTTTTGCCTATGACCGCATACAGATTTTCGGTCTCGGCGAGACGGCCTATATGCGGCAGCTTCCACCCGGGGACAAGCAAAAGGCCTATGAAAAGTTTTTTTCATACGAAGTTCTATGCTGTGTTTTTACCCACGATGAGCAGCCCGATGAAGATTTCTGCCGTTACGCCGACAAAAACAATGTGCCGGTCATGGTTACGACCCGTGATACAACGCGGTTTATCAGCCTGCTCATTCATTTTCTCGATGAAATTTTCGCCCCGTCCGTGACCATGCATGCCACCCTGGTGGATGTCTTCGGCGTGGGTGTTCTTATTCTCGGCCAGAGCGGCGTGGGGAAGAGCGAATGCGCCCTGGAGCTTATAGAACGCGGCCACCGCCTCGTGGCCGATGACATGGTTGAGATCATAAAGGTCGATGAGTCCCTTCTCATGGGGAGCGGCACGCCTCTGCTCCGGCATCATATGGAGATCCGTGGTCTCGGTATCATCAACGTGCGGGAGATATTCGGCATCAGGTCCGTGAGGAACAGGAAACGGATAGAAATGGTGGCCATGCTGGAGGAGTGGGACAGCAACGTGGAATATGACAGGCTGGGTCTCGATGATAAAAAATACACCATACTGGATATCGACATACCCTATATCACGATCCCGGTTCGTCCGGGTCGGAATATCCCCATCATCCTTGAAACCGCCGCGCTGAACCAGAGGTTGAAAAAACTGGGTGTACATTCGGCCCAGGAGCTGGATCGAAGGATACAGGAATGGATTAAGACGGAGAACCATAACAAATGATTGAAAAAGAGGTTGTCGTGAAGAGTGATGCCGGTGTACATGCGCGTCCCGCCATGATGCTGGTGAGGGAAGCGATGAAATTTCCCTGCCAGGTGGCTCTTGTGAAGGACGGTGTCGAGGCCGATTGTAAATCAATTATGTCCGTACTGGGGCTTGCCATCGTTTCCGGGACCCGGCTTAAGGTTCGGGCCGACGGGGACAGGGAGGAAGAAATCGTTGATATTATTGTCTCGATGATTGAAAATGGATTCAATTTAAACTAGTTGGGTGTAATGCACCGGCAATCAGGTTAAGAACCTCATTCTTTCAGATTCATACGGATTCTTCCGTTTTCAAATTGATGAAAAAAAATATAATCAGAAGATTTATCACCATAGATGAGAATGGGCTGCAGGATGCCGTATTCCTCTTGGGCATCTTTGTGTTTTTTGCCGTTCTTGTCATCGGTCTTTTTCCCGATGAGAACACAAAGATGTTTATCGGTACGGACTTTTTTGTCAATACCATCATGTCCGTTCCTATAATCGCTGCAATTTACTTTATCATTATTTCATTCCGTCGCAATTTAAAAGTGAAACCTTCTTCCATCGGTGGAAGTTATAAAAACAAACTTGTCCTTGCCTTTATTTTTGTGACCATATTGTCTTCGCTGCCCGTTATTTTTGCTTCAAATAACTTTATCCATGAAATACTCTCGCGCTTTGAATCGGAAAAAACCGAGCAGGCCCTGAAAGTGGCCATGGAAATGACCGATGAATCGGTTTTGAACATAAGTGAGTCTCTATCGGCCGAAATAAGTTCCCTGGATTCATTCATGCGCACGGGCATACTGTCCTGCGGGAGCGAAATGGGACGCGAGAAAATCAAGGCCCTCTATGCAGGAAAGGGGCGGACTATCCGATTTTATCGTGAAGTCGGGCGCGGTGATAATCATATGTTGATTCCCCTGGACGAGCGTGTTATTAACGGCAGGGACGAATGGTGTGAATTTTATTCCGCCATTGAAATCAGGGAGCCCCGGAGGATTGACAGGATTTTTATAGAGGGGCGGGAACATGTGGCCGTTGCCTTGCGGAGTAATGGTTTTCTCATATCAATGAGCTCCGAAATACCTCCCGTTGTGGAAAGCAGGGCTCTTCTCTTCAGCAATTCCCTGGAGGACCTGGACCGGCATTCCTATCTGCAGGATTATTTCAAGAACTGGGGCGGAATATTTCTTCTTTCCATTTCAATAGTTGTCATTTTCATATCAATTCTTATCAGCCTGTATCTTTCAAAAAACATCACGCGTCCTATTCTTGATCTTGCCGACGCAGCCAAAGACCTGTCACAGGGTAATTTTGATATCAGGCTTGAAAAGAAAAGCGATGATGAAATCGGCATTCTGGTGACCTCTTTCAACAAGATGGTGGCCGACCTGGACGCGAACCGCAAGCTCATGTACCAGAAACAGGTTCTGGAGGCCTGGAGGGATATGGCACGGCGGGTAGTGCATGAAATTAAAAATCCG encodes:
- the rpoN gene encoding RNA polymerase sigma-54 factor, with protein sequence MDTVGCAAYHDQCSGVYMAGSYRLDIKQSQKLVMTQSLRQSIEMLQLSTLEMAQKISEEFLINPTLEEDYQTIETPESDEGDILERNLTGDDYFSERHDELEERFGDTSDSGMSSDFEFDRKRQYIENAVSQDESLVEHLLWQAKMTARDEKDYLLYEGVITSLDENGLLAAPLEDIARDFKVSPETLREKAAVIQLFDPIGCAVTSIRESLLVQCRHFYPQDHILYRIIDEHFTDLEKLNYDVIAKKLDIPLQDVLEHSREVQNLNPFPGRNYSRKDVKYIIPDVEVRLVDGEVIITMNDDWVPRIKINSYYMSLLKKKNIEKKQREYIQDKIQAARHFIKNISSRRETIMKVVKAIVERQGDFLVSGPGNLKYLTHLDIARELGIHESTVSRVTTGKYAQTMWGVFELKYFFVSKLKSGPQQQAGEEHSSDQVKSEIVKLVAEESPDNPFSDEEIVEILRKKGVDIARRTVAKYRGVLDIPSSGKRKKINMIKTQESITL
- the raiA gene encoding ribosomal subunit interface protein, whose amino-acid sequence is MNITITGRHLTVTETLQEYAERKIEKLEQYFQQLIDAHVILYLEKLDRGAEVVINGDGIQFHGREKAETFFSAIDLLVDKMEKQIVKYKEKHQMHKGIRSGEAAGMVMGYEEATGKAVRLNQVSNKPIDRIEAYFQMKNNATDFFLFKRGVSVIDSDEDYSNKSYAALYRDKDKIKMVEIPFEDIKEHRFEHDTFTEYELEVLDDSLVKPKIKFRKVESSQVKKMTLDEAIKEIEKNGAVYMPFFNVESQYFNVIYKNGKDCEVMVPAF
- a CDS encoding HPr kinase/phosphorylase — translated: MDKKLRVKNFLDNTPRIDLQIRLIAGEGGLNREIRVGDINRPGLTLAGFYDFFAYDRIQIFGLGETAYMRQLPPGDKQKAYEKFFSYEVLCCVFTHDEQPDEDFCRYADKNNVPVMVTTRDTTRFISLLIHFLDEIFAPSVTMHATLVDVFGVGVLILGQSGVGKSECALELIERGHRLVADDMVEIIKVDESLLMGSGTPLLRHHMEIRGLGIINVREIFGIRSVRNRKRIEMVAMLEEWDSNVEYDRLGLDDKKYTILDIDIPYITIPVRPGRNIPIILETAALNQRLKKLGVHSAQELDRRIQEWIKTENHNK
- a CDS encoding phosphocarrier protein HPr, encoding MIEKEVVVKSDAGVHARPAMMLVREAMKFPCQVALVKDGVEADCKSIMSVLGLAIVSGTRLKVRADGDREEEIVDIIVSMIENGFNLN